One part of the Deinococcus sp. NW-56 genome encodes these proteins:
- a CDS encoding DegT/DnrJ/EryC1/StrS aminotransferase family protein, with amino-acid sequence MTNTLNQPAPSAPVPTFPGWPVFESDEVQAVTGVLQSGQVNYWTGTEAREFEREYAEYLGMGHAIALHNGTLALELALYAFGIGEGAEVITTSRTFIASASAAVMRGCVPVVAEVDRESGNMTAETIRPLITPKTRAIIAVHLAGWPCDMDPIMELAREHDLVVIEDCAQAHGAFYKGRPVGSIGHAGAFSFCQDKIMTTGGEGGLLALNDTEVWRRAWAFKDHGKSYEAVYEREHPPGFRWLHESFGTNWRMLEVQAAIGRLQLRKLPDWIERRRANAAVLNERFAHHRALRLTLPEEDIFHSYYKYYAYVRPEELRDGWDRDRLMTEIAARGVPCFSGSCSEIYLEKAFRDAGYGPGERLPVARELGETSLMFLVHPTLSPADLHRMADAVDDVLAQATRG; translated from the coding sequence ATGACGAACACATTGAATCAGCCCGCCCCTTCCGCCCCGGTCCCCACTTTTCCCGGCTGGCCGGTTTTCGAATCCGACGAGGTACAGGCTGTCACCGGGGTCTTGCAGTCCGGCCAAGTAAATTATTGGACGGGTACCGAGGCCCGCGAGTTCGAGCGCGAGTACGCCGAGTACCTGGGCATGGGGCATGCCATCGCCCTGCACAACGGCACGCTGGCGCTGGAACTGGCCCTCTACGCGTTCGGGATTGGCGAGGGCGCCGAGGTGATCACCACCAGCCGCACCTTTATCGCCTCGGCGAGCGCGGCCGTGATGCGGGGCTGCGTGCCTGTGGTCGCGGAAGTTGACCGTGAGTCCGGCAACATGACCGCCGAGACCATCCGCCCGCTGATCACTCCGAAGACCCGCGCCATCATCGCCGTTCACCTCGCGGGGTGGCCCTGCGACATGGACCCCATCATGGAGCTGGCCCGCGAACACGACCTCGTGGTGATCGAGGACTGCGCCCAGGCCCACGGTGCGTTTTACAAGGGGCGCCCGGTGGGCAGCATCGGGCACGCGGGGGCCTTTTCTTTCTGCCAGGACAAGATCATGACGACGGGTGGCGAGGGTGGCCTGCTTGCGCTGAACGACACGGAAGTCTGGCGGCGGGCCTGGGCCTTCAAGGACCACGGCAAGAGCTACGAGGCCGTCTACGAGCGCGAGCACCCGCCCGGCTTCCGCTGGCTGCACGAGTCCTTCGGCACCAACTGGCGGATGCTGGAGGTCCAGGCCGCCATCGGACGGTTGCAGCTCCGCAAATTACCGGACTGGATTGAGCGGCGCCGCGCCAACGCCGCCGTGCTAAACGAGCGCTTTGCCCATCACCGGGCGCTGCGGCTGACCCTGCCGGAAGAGGACATCTTCCACTCCTACTACAAGTACTACGCCTATGTTCGCCCGGAGGAGCTGCGCGACGGCTGGGACCGTGACCGGCTGATGACCGAGATCGCCGCTCGTGGGGTGCCCTGCTTCAGTGGGTCGTGCTCGGAGATCTATCTGGAAAAGGCCTTTCGGGACGCGGGATACGGGCCAGGGGAGCGCCTTCCGGTCGCCCGTGAACTCGGGGAAACCTCGCTGATGTTCCTAGTGCACCCGACCCTCTCGCCAGCAGACCTGCACCGGATGGCAGACGCGGTCGATGACGTGCTGGCGCAGGCCACACGCGGCTAA
- a CDS encoding 4'-phosphopantetheinyl transferase superfamily protein — protein MSDSLALQSELLDLTCWLREWSFQASTSATLGVGFDIEEVSRWEKPLRLDILFTPSERAHCEAKASPARHYAGLWCAKEAAFKALSQEVTVNLREMEVVHNPSGAPRIRFLTPVPEGVSRRLTISITHTATLAAALALYASHG, from the coding sequence ATGAGTGATTCGCTAGCTCTACAGTCGGAACTTCTTGACTTGACTTGCTGGCTCAGGGAGTGGTCGTTTCAGGCGTCTACATCCGCCACTTTAGGCGTCGGGTTCGACATTGAGGAAGTATCTCGCTGGGAAAAACCGCTTCGTCTGGATATTCTTTTCACCCCTTCAGAGCGTGCACACTGCGAAGCCAAGGCCAGCCCGGCGCGCCATTATGCTGGACTATGGTGTGCCAAGGAAGCGGCTTTTAAGGCCCTGTCACAGGAAGTGACAGTCAATCTCCGGGAAATGGAGGTCGTGCATAACCCAAGTGGAGCCCCTAGAATCCGGTTTCTCACGCCTGTACCTGAAGGAGTGTCGCGACGCTTGACTATCTCAATTACACATACGGCGACGTTGGCGGCAGCTCTCGCTCTCTACGCCTCGCACGGGTGA
- a CDS encoding IS4 family transposase, producing the protein MKTPGSRPPHDTLQTALRSAFPLDARRLVVFTALVLAVIQARTVVLYSLKTHVTLPGTLTARYQRLCRFVQFSFPDGLFPRFALSFLPEGPLDLILDRTNWRFGQQDVNILLLSAVWNGFSLPLMWTLLPHGGASDSRTRESLVARFLTLCPDRQVRCLLADREFIGQNWFRFLDQHGIAPCIRLPARATIGAHRLPVWAVFKKLQVGEVRVWRRQTLIYGVSLRVAATKNAAGETLYLAYRGHVGPNLRRYAERWQAENLHSALKTRGFNLEDTGLTRAERVSTLLTVVSVAFIWACRTGEVLAARTAVQIKNHGHRAVSVFRLGLDHLQDLLLHPSPSSWRSLMTLMPRFEE; encoded by the coding sequence ATGAAAACCCCTGGGAGCCGACCCCCCCACGATACCTTGCAGACTGCCTTGCGGTCTGCCTTTCCTCTTGATGCCCGCCGCCTTGTCGTCTTCACGGCCTTGGTCCTGGCGGTTATCCAGGCTCGCACGGTGGTCCTGTACAGCCTCAAAACCCACGTCACGTTGCCAGGCACGCTCACGGCTCGCTACCAGCGGCTGTGTCGCTTCGTCCAGTTTTCCTTTCCGGATGGTCTCTTTCCCCGCTTCGCCCTCTCTTTCCTGCCAGAGGGTCCCCTGGACCTGATCCTGGACCGGACGAACTGGAGATTCGGGCAGCAGGACGTGAATATCCTGCTGCTTTCTGCTGTATGGAACGGGTTTAGCCTGCCCTTGATGTGGACGTTGCTCCCACACGGTGGAGCGAGTGATTCCCGAACCAGGGAATCACTCGTGGCGCGCTTCCTGACCCTCTGCCCAGATCGGCAGGTCCGGTGCCTCCTGGCCGACCGCGAGTTCATTGGGCAGAACTGGTTCCGTTTCCTCGATCAACACGGCATCGCGCCCTGTATTCGACTCCCGGCACGCGCCACCATTGGCGCGCATCGTCTGCCCGTCTGGGCCGTCTTCAAGAAGCTCCAGGTCGGTGAAGTCAGGGTCTGGCGCCGCCAGACCCTGATCTATGGGGTTTCGCTTCGGGTCGCTGCGACGAAGAATGCGGCTGGAGAGACGCTCTACCTCGCGTACCGGGGTCACGTGGGGCCAAATCTTCGACGGTACGCTGAACGCTGGCAGGCAGAGAATCTGCACTCCGCCTTGAAAACCAGGGGCTTCAACCTGGAGGACACGGGCCTGACCCGCGCAGAGCGGGTGTCCACCCTGTTGACGGTGGTCAGCGTGGCCTTCATCTGGGCCTGCCGAACGGGGGAAGTGCTGGCTGCCCGCACAGCGGTGCAGATCAAAAATCACGGACACCGTGCGGTGTCCGTGTTCCGACTCGGCCTGGACCATCTCCAGGACCTCTTGCTCCACCCGTCCCCGTCGTCCTGGCGCTCCTTGATGACCCTCATGCCGCGTTTTGAAGAGTAG
- a CDS encoding O-antigen ligase gives MSAPSLTQAASPPFWVRVWLALLAPLYVLSPLALLALPALRRLPRAAWILLGIYAVSQQLPALLAPAPIEASVLALTRTLLLGGLMGAGVMLGRSGRLMPLGVGLLAVLATAVVVTVVSGVPLIGQRLSHPYMTSITLGLAGACGLWLGLFGSGHRGWRVLLGGAGVALLLLSASRAPLLAALIGVGAGVLVRADRRVALVSGGILAALGALVVLGIRNGDALTQRLIDLETNGRDLVWAGTLSVIQSSPLGGVGPYLLGRFLQPPSAYCELWIGPGGTSACPEWVSNLGSPWLIAHNGVLQPLAESGPLGVLGLFLLLGAVVWTALRTRDALSTAVLVGLLVATATDNTLIVPSPFFGEVFWIVAGIQLGRLEAIRPAHGWIGGGLLAALAFPVWAASSAAPPDFPGRLLFVRAAPQVSTSRDYTVYSQWALPPGQRYRLLLRSCTQGCAIVNSTILDTSRGPQPSLALSGEIRNVPEQRLQLQVYPARAGLQPIPLATHEWTVRLR, from the coding sequence GTGTCTGCTCCCTCTCTCACGCAGGCGGCCTCTCCTCCATTCTGGGTGAGGGTCTGGCTGGCGCTCCTGGCTCCCCTGTACGTTCTCTCTCCACTGGCCCTCCTCGCCCTGCCTGCCCTCCGTCGCCTGCCCAGGGCAGCCTGGATTCTTCTGGGCATTTATGCGGTCAGTCAGCAGCTTCCGGCCCTGTTGGCCCCTGCTCCCATCGAAGCAAGCGTGCTGGCTCTGACCCGCACCCTGCTGCTGGGCGGCTTGATGGGTGCGGGCGTGATGCTGGGGCGCTCGGGACGGCTGATGCCTCTGGGTGTGGGGCTGCTGGCCGTGCTGGCAACCGCCGTGGTGGTGACTGTGGTCAGCGGCGTTCCTCTGATCGGCCAGCGGCTGTCACATCCCTATATGACGTCCATCACTCTGGGCCTCGCGGGAGCTTGCGGCCTGTGGCTGGGGCTGTTTGGCAGCGGGCACAGAGGGTGGCGGGTCCTGCTGGGGGGGGCGGGCGTGGCCCTGCTGCTGCTCTCGGCCAGTCGGGCACCGCTGCTGGCGGCTCTGATCGGGGTCGGGGCCGGGGTGCTGGTCCGGGCGGATCGGCGTGTGGCGCTGGTCTCCGGGGGCATCCTGGCAGCCCTGGGGGCGCTGGTTGTGTTGGGCATCCGCAACGGGGACGCCCTCACGCAACGCCTGATCGACCTCGAAACCAATGGACGTGACCTCGTCTGGGCCGGGACCCTCTCCGTCATCCAGAGTTCGCCCCTGGGAGGGGTTGGTCCCTACCTGCTGGGGCGTTTCCTGCAACCGCCCAGTGCCTATTGCGAGCTGTGGATTGGACCGGGCGGAACTTCCGCCTGCCCTGAGTGGGTCAGCAACCTGGGCAGTCCCTGGCTGATCGCCCACAATGGCGTGCTTCAGCCCCTGGCTGAATCGGGGCCGCTGGGGGTGCTGGGCCTCTTTCTGCTGCTCGGAGCGGTGGTCTGGACTGCTCTCCGGACAAGAGACGCCCTGAGTACCGCCGTCCTGGTGGGCCTGCTGGTGGCGACAGCCACTGACAACACCTTGATCGTGCCCAGCCCCTTTTTCGGAGAGGTGTTCTGGATCGTGGCCGGAATTCAACTCGGGCGCCTAGAGGCCATCCGCCCGGCCCACGGGTGGATCGGGGGTGGCCTGCTGGCGGCCCTGGCCTTCCCGGTGTGGGCCGCCAGCAGCGCCGCGCCACCTGACTTTCCGGGCAGGCTGCTGTTCGTCCGGGCCGCCCCTCAGGTCAGCACCAGCCGCGACTACACGGTCTACAGCCAGTGGGCTTTGCCCCCAGGACAGCGCTACCGTCTCCTGCTGCGCAGTTGTACCCAGGGCTGCGCCATCGTCAACAGCACCATCCTTGACACCAGTCGCGGTCCCCAACCCAGCCTCGCCCTGTCCGGTGAGATCCGCAATGTTCCTGAACAGCGTCTCCAGCTTCAGGTCTATCCGGCCCGCGCCGGGCTCCAGCCTATCCCCCTGGCTACCCACGAATGGACGGTCAGACTCCGATGA
- a CDS encoding nucleoside-diphosphate sugar epimerase/dehydratase, translated as MPPATTKFLIDLALWGVAGLLAYAFRKPDLLALGIPLNVWGYLLLSVMVMAALERYYSLQRQTWRRVGVLDLQRLGRAVALATLVMFALGFILQGWLQLPRSVPVLAGVLGFLLLGGVRLAARVADERVRLQAAPQRQRVLIVGAGEAGTLIAREMQRHPEAGLEPIGFLDDEPGKGRTRVVGLPVFGPVADLPNVAAREGAQEILIAVPSADGQFVRRVVDLAREAGLRYRIIPGVFEILSGNVGISQIRDVNLEDLLRRPPVELNTAEIAGYLRGRVVLVTGAGGSIGSEIVRQIAPFGPSTVLLFGRGENSVFSIQQELMRHWPEIKQVGLIGDVRDAARLRAVFERYRPEVVFHAAAHKHVPLMEEAPSEAILNNVIGTQNVVDLCLEYGVGRLVNISTDKAVNPTSVMGASKRVAEMVVSAGAARARPSQAFVSVRFGNVLGSRGSVVPTFMAQIRAGGPITVTHPEMVRYFMTIPEAARLVLQAGGLAENGKVYVLNMGDPVKIADLARDVIRLSGARDVDVVYSGIRPGEKLYEELLTPSEGADATTHSEIFSARLGQVDAQRLTGELRTLRQQAEVKDDGAIRAHLARLIPENKFGSVR; from the coding sequence ATGCCTCCCGCAACCACCAAATTCCTGATCGACCTCGCCCTCTGGGGCGTAGCTGGCCTCCTCGCCTATGCCTTCCGCAAACCGGACCTGCTGGCGCTTGGGATTCCCCTCAACGTGTGGGGCTACCTGCTCCTCAGCGTGATGGTGATGGCCGCGCTGGAGCGCTACTACAGCCTGCAGCGTCAAACGTGGCGCCGGGTGGGGGTGCTGGACCTGCAACGGCTAGGGCGGGCCGTCGCGCTGGCTACCCTGGTGATGTTCGCGCTGGGCTTCATCCTGCAGGGGTGGCTGCAGTTGCCCCGCAGCGTGCCGGTCCTGGCGGGGGTGCTGGGGTTCCTGCTGTTGGGTGGTGTGCGGCTGGCGGCACGGGTCGCCGATGAACGGGTGCGCCTCCAGGCCGCGCCGCAGCGGCAGCGGGTGCTGATCGTTGGGGCGGGCGAGGCAGGCACCCTGATCGCCCGCGAGATGCAGCGGCACCCGGAAGCCGGGCTGGAGCCCATCGGCTTTCTGGACGACGAGCCGGGTAAAGGGCGCACGCGGGTGGTGGGCCTGCCCGTGTTCGGTCCGGTGGCCGATCTGCCCAACGTGGCGGCCCGTGAGGGGGCACAGGAGATCCTGATTGCGGTCCCATCCGCTGACGGGCAGTTCGTGCGCCGGGTAGTGGACCTCGCCCGCGAGGCAGGGCTGCGCTACCGCATTATTCCCGGTGTGTTCGAGATTCTCAGCGGCAACGTGGGGATCAGCCAGATTCGCGACGTCAATCTCGAAGACCTGTTGCGGCGACCCCCCGTCGAACTCAACACCGCCGAGATCGCCGGGTATCTGCGGGGCCGCGTCGTGCTGGTAACCGGGGCGGGTGGCAGCATCGGCTCGGAAATTGTCCGGCAGATCGCGCCCTTCGGTCCATCCACCGTGCTGCTGTTCGGGCGTGGGGAAAACAGCGTCTTTTCCATTCAGCAGGAATTGATGCGCCACTGGCCGGAGATCAAGCAGGTGGGCCTGATCGGGGACGTGCGGGACGCCGCCCGGTTGCGGGCCGTCTTCGAGCGCTACCGTCCGGAGGTCGTCTTTCACGCCGCTGCCCACAAGCATGTCCCGCTGATGGAGGAAGCCCCTTCCGAGGCCATCCTGAACAACGTCATCGGGACGCAAAACGTGGTGGACCTCTGCCTGGAATACGGCGTGGGACGGCTGGTCAATATCTCCACCGACAAGGCGGTCAACCCGACGAGCGTGATGGGCGCGTCCAAGCGCGTCGCGGAGATGGTGGTCTCGGCGGGGGCGGCACGGGCGCGGCCGTCGCAGGCCTTCGTCTCGGTGCGCTTCGGCAACGTGCTGGGCAGCCGGGGCAGCGTGGTGCCCACCTTCATGGCCCAGATCCGGGCGGGCGGTCCCATCACGGTGACCCACCCCGAGATGGTGCGGTACTTCATGACCATCCCGGAGGCGGCGCGGCTGGTGCTGCAGGCCGGAGGTCTCGCCGAGAACGGCAAGGTCTATGTCCTGAACATGGGCGACCCGGTGAAGATTGCCGACCTCGCCCGCGACGTGATCCGCCTCAGCGGTGCCCGCGACGTGGACGTGGTCTACAGCGGCATCCGGCCGGGCGAGAAGCTCTACGAGGAACTGCTGACCCCCAGCGAGGGCGCCGACGCGACCACCCACAGCGAGATCTTCAGCGCCCGGCTGGGTCAGGTGGATGCCCAGCGGTTGACGGGCGAACTGCGGACATTGCGGCAGCAGGCCGAGGTCAAGGACGACGGGGCCATCCGCGCCCACCTCGCCCGCCTGATTCCCGAGAACAAGTTTGGCAGCGTGCGTTGA
- the istB gene encoding IS21-like element helper ATPase IstB, producing MLPHPVIQHLRALKLDGMALALQEQQEQPDLRELSFEERLTLLVDRERACRDTRGLQRRLSAARLKVQASLEEVDTKHPRGLDARLLRSLAQGQWIAEKRGVIITGPTGVGKTFIGCALAHQACRQGFTALYAQTGRLLQELTLAKGDGRYLKLLASIARVNVLILDDWGLDVPTAEGRRILLEILDDRYERSSTIITSQFPTLAWHANLGDPTLADAILDRVLHNAYRIELRGESLRKKGRKLTPETVSLS from the coding sequence ATGCTGCCCCATCCCGTGATTCAACATCTGCGCGCCCTGAAGCTCGATGGCATGGCGCTCGCCCTGCAGGAACAGCAGGAACAACCCGATCTGCGCGAGTTGAGCTTCGAGGAACGGCTCACCCTGCTGGTCGACCGCGAACGGGCCTGCCGGGACACCCGCGGCTTGCAGCGCCGCCTGTCGGCGGCGCGCTTGAAGGTGCAGGCCAGCCTGGAAGAGGTGGATACAAAACACCCGAGAGGCTTGGACGCCCGGTTACTGCGTTCCCTGGCCCAGGGGCAGTGGATTGCCGAGAAGAGAGGCGTCATTATCACCGGCCCCACCGGGGTCGGGAAGACCTTTATCGGGTGTGCCCTGGCTCACCAGGCCTGCCGTCAGGGCTTCACGGCGTTGTACGCCCAGACTGGACGGCTGTTGCAGGAACTGACCCTGGCCAAAGGCGACGGACGGTATTTGAAGCTCCTGGCGAGCATCGCCAGGGTGAACGTCCTGATCCTGGACGACTGGGGGCTGGATGTGCCCACGGCGGAAGGACGAAGGATTCTGCTGGAGATTCTGGATGACCGCTACGAGCGGTCATCGACCATCATTACCAGCCAGTTCCCGACTTTGGCCTGGCACGCGAACCTGGGCGATCCCACCCTGGCGGACGCGATCTTGGATCGCGTCCTGCACAACGCCTACCGAATTGAACTCCGGGGAGAGAGCCTGAGAAAGAAGGGCCGGAAGTTGACCCCGGAAACGGTCAGCCTTTCATAA
- a CDS encoding IS3 family transposase (programmed frameshift): MKGKRYTEQQILDILGQLEAGTPLSDLTRLHGVAMTTIYRWKAKYGGMTKDETRKFRQLEAENQRLKKLVADLSLDNAMLKEVGGAKVVTPGTSSQAQTPLKKQMVTLLRDSFAVSERRACRVLGFSRTTQRRNSPKREKDQRLVERLRTLARERPRFGYRRIHLMLGREGETVNHKRVYRIYRAEGLAVRKKERRKLSVGERQQKPAVSAPNQRWSLDFMSDQLASGQRFRVLNVVDDFTRECLVMHVGTSITGHDVVRALEAVVRFRGAPQSITTDNGPEFAGKGLDLWTHGRGITHTFIRPGKPVENAYIESFNGRVRDECLNLHWFQSLDQARLILSAWRQDYNAVRPHTSLGGRTPNEFARLEQAG, translated from the exons ATGAAAGGCAAACGGTACACCGAACAACAGATCCTGGACATCCTCGGGCAGCTTGAGGCAGGCACGCCGCTGAGCGATCTGACGCGACTCCATGGAGTCGCGATGACGACCATCTACCGCTGGAAAGCCAAATACGGTGGGATGACCAAAGACGAGACCCGCAAGTTTCGCCAGTTGGAAGCAGAAAACCAGCGCCTGAAGAAGTTGGTAGCGGATCTGTCGCTCGACAACGCCATGCTGAAGGAGGTGG GTGGGGCGAAAGTGGTGACGCCTGGGACGTCGTCCCAGGCGCAGACGCCCCTCAAAAAGCAGATGGTGACCCTGCTGCGGGATTCTTTTGCGGTCAGCGAACGTCGGGCCTGCCGGGTGCTGGGCTTTTCCCGGACCACGCAAAGACGGAACAGCCCCAAAAGGGAAAAAGACCAACGCCTGGTCGAGCGTCTCCGCACACTGGCCCGAGAGCGACCTCGGTTCGGGTACCGGCGGATTCACCTGATGCTGGGTCGAGAGGGCGAGACCGTCAACCACAAGCGCGTCTACCGGATCTACCGGGCTGAAGGGCTGGCCGTTCGAAAGAAGGAGCGCCGCAAGCTCAGTGTAGGAGAGCGACAGCAGAAACCTGCGGTTTCTGCGCCCAATCAGCGGTGGAGCCTCGACTTCATGTCGGACCAGCTGGCCTCCGGGCAGCGGTTTCGGGTCCTGAACGTCGTGGATGACTTCACCCGGGAGTGCCTGGTGATGCACGTCGGGACCTCCATCACCGGGCATGACGTCGTCCGCGCTCTGGAAGCGGTGGTCCGCTTCCGGGGGGCACCGCAGTCGATCACCACCGACAATGGCCCAGAGTTCGCGGGCAAGGGCCTGGATCTCTGGACCCATGGGCGTGGCATCACGCACACCTTCATCCGGCCGGGGAAGCCCGTCGAGAACGCTTACATCGAGAGTTTCAACGGCCGTGTCCGGGACGAGTGTCTGAATCTGCACTGGTTCCAAAGCTTGGATCAGGCACGCCTGATCCTCTCTGCCTGGCGCCAGGACTACAACGCCGTCAGGCCGCATACCTCGCTCGGTGGACGGACCCCGAACGAATTCGCCCGCCTCGAACAGGCGGGCTGA
- a CDS encoding glycosyltransferase family 4 protein: MRPLNIVIYNITPPGGVERAAVNLANSLADHYQVYIVSLYSGEGQPFYPLDKRVTITHLGVPFTPGLRHYVAQNARTLRALRSRLTFTPDTITLGMSVNPNVLLALLKAAGTSGRFIACEHMNYEDAPRLAQMLRRVAYPRLDDVVVLTEADRDTFQRQLGVTPHVIPNQLPFFPDAPASLSAKRLIGVGRYVPMKGFDRLIEALAPVLREFPDWTLDLYGKGEQEADLRHLILREGLSNVRLCPATREIERAYLGSSVMLVPSRHESFGMVLLEAQACGVPVVAFDVPHGPRAILSGGGGVLVPDGDGAAFAEAVRSLIVNQERRRELGAQARQNAMRYAPEPVRQQWLDLLGTPPSSHDL, translated from the coding sequence ATGCGACCCCTGAATATCGTCATTTACAACATCACCCCGCCCGGAGGCGTTGAGCGGGCGGCGGTCAATCTCGCTAACAGCCTCGCAGACCACTATCAGGTCTATATCGTCAGCCTCTACAGTGGGGAGGGCCAGCCCTTCTACCCTCTGGACAAGCGCGTAACGATCACCCACCTGGGCGTCCCCTTCACGCCCGGCCTCCGGCACTACGTGGCGCAGAATGCCCGGACCCTGCGGGCGCTGCGTTCGCGCCTGACCTTCACGCCGGACACCATTACTCTGGGTATGAGTGTCAATCCCAACGTCCTGCTCGCGCTATTGAAGGCAGCAGGGACGTCGGGCCGCTTTATCGCCTGCGAACACATGAACTACGAAGACGCGCCTCGCCTTGCCCAGATGCTGCGCCGGGTAGCGTATCCCCGCTTGGATGATGTGGTGGTCCTAACCGAGGCAGACCGTGATACCTTCCAGCGGCAGCTTGGGGTGACCCCACACGTTATTCCCAACCAACTGCCCTTCTTTCCCGATGCGCCTGCTTCCCTGAGCGCCAAGCGGCTCATTGGGGTAGGACGCTACGTTCCGATGAAGGGCTTCGACCGCTTGATCGAGGCGCTGGCCCCCGTCCTGCGCGAATTCCCCGATTGGACCCTGGACCTGTACGGCAAGGGGGAACAGGAGGCCGATCTGCGGCACCTGATCTTGCGGGAGGGCCTGAGCAACGTCCGGCTGTGTCCGGCCACACGAGAGATTGAGCGAGCGTACTTGGGCAGTTCAGTCATGTTGGTTCCTTCGCGCCATGAGTCGTTCGGAATGGTTCTACTGGAGGCGCAGGCGTGTGGGGTGCCGGTCGTGGCCTTCGACGTGCCGCATGGTCCCCGCGCCATTCTGAGTGGTGGGGGTGGCGTGCTGGTGCCGGACGGGGACGGCGCTGCATTCGCTGAGGCGGTGCGGTCGCTGATCGTGAATCAGGAGCGGCGCCGTGAGCTGGGAGCGCAGGCTCGGCAGAACGCCATGAGATATGCACCGGAGCCTGTGCGGCAGCAGTGGCTGGACCTGCTGGGCACGCCGCCGTCCTCTCACGACCTATAG
- a CDS encoding transposase — protein MRTESTAGDAPRLYQAVLAHLQRGLWNDLRNARTLGWMVTGLVLSQCPSLPAWLPHIHSSATLAQSTERRCRRWLENPAIDPTAIYGPLVTRALRDGGEHPLVLALDTSVLFEQFCLIRVAVLFRGRAVPLVSRVIRHSSAQVSTAQLLPVLAEVKGMLDFLGRPEVRLLADRGFCDTELMAWLRVCGWHYRIRIKSSLILAAPDGQRVCKVGEVRLAPRETRCLHNITLTGQHFGPVHVALGRPSDGPELWQVVSDEPTSLQTFAEYGQRFQIEEGFLDDKSGLFDLEHSKLRDAASLERLVLVLSVATLLLVSEG, from the coding sequence GTGAGAACCGAAAGTACCGCCGGGGACGCTCCCCGACTCTATCAAGCCGTCCTCGCCCACCTCCAGAGGGGGCTGTGGAACGACCTGCGCAATGCGCGGACCCTGGGCTGGATGGTCACTGGGTTGGTGCTCTCCCAGTGTCCCTCCCTTCCTGCCTGGCTCCCGCACATTCACTCCAGCGCCACGTTGGCGCAGAGCACGGAACGCCGTTGTCGCCGCTGGCTGGAGAACCCTGCCATTGACCCCACCGCCATCTACGGTCCCCTGGTGACCCGTGCCCTGCGGGACGGGGGGGAACACCCGTTGGTCCTGGCCCTGGACACCAGCGTCCTGTTCGAACAGTTCTGCCTGATCCGGGTGGCGGTGCTGTTCCGGGGACGAGCGGTCCCGCTCGTCTCCCGGGTGATCCGGCACTCGAGCGCTCAGGTCAGCACGGCCCAGCTGCTCCCCGTGCTGGCCGAGGTCAAAGGGATGCTTGATTTCCTCGGTCGGCCAGAGGTCCGCCTGCTGGCGGACCGGGGATTCTGCGATACCGAATTGATGGCCTGGCTGAGGGTCTGTGGCTGGCACTACCGGATTCGCATCAAATCCAGCCTGATCCTGGCTGCTCCCGATGGGCAGCGGGTGTGCAAAGTCGGGGAGGTGCGGCTCGCCCCCAGAGAGACCCGCTGCCTTCACAACATCACCCTGACCGGGCAGCACTTCGGTCCGGTGCATGTGGCTCTGGGCCGTCCGTCGGACGGCCCAGAGCTGTGGCAGGTGGTGAGTGACGAACCGACCAGCCTGCAGACGTTCGCTGAGTATGGCCAGCGCTTCCAGATCGAAGAGGGCTTTCTGGACGACAAGAGCGGCCTGTTCGATCTGGAGCACTCGAAGCTCCGGGACGCGGCCAGCCTGGAGCGGCTCGTCCTGGTCCTATCGGTCGCCACCCTGCTGCTGGTGTCGGAAGGCTGA
- a CDS encoding IS982 family transposase, whose translation MARYRLHHSLGRRTVIRQLHRWAKRHFSDQKRCKHQKLSDALLVALLLSRLVFKHPFPSIWWQILREDRSGLPSYTQAYTRGLRLLERLEAIVSPPKWCGEVIIDSMPLPVCRPKRGKRCAFPGARWGFGTQGDVYGYKLHAWVTPEGEIVQYLLKPANLHDTTVSYELNRRWPEFGGPKIIGDKGYCCLGYVFPPKKNSRYDTGWREDRHPKLRKRIETVFSQLVEAQIRSVQSKTLTSLRFRVVLAVLAHNLAQP comes from the coding sequence ATGGCTAGATACCGTCTCCACCACAGTTTAGGTCGGCGGACTGTCATTCGTCAGCTTCACCGCTGGGCCAAACGGCATTTCAGCGACCAGAAGCGCTGCAAACACCAGAAGCTCAGCGATGCGCTGCTGGTGGCCTTGTTGCTCAGCCGTCTTGTCTTCAAGCATCCGTTTCCGTCGATTTGGTGGCAGATACTGAGGGAAGATCGGAGCGGTCTTCCCTCGTACACCCAGGCTTACACCCGTGGCCTCCGTCTCCTGGAGCGCCTCGAAGCCATCGTCAGCCCTCCCAAATGGTGCGGAGAGGTCATCATCGACTCCATGCCACTGCCCGTCTGCCGACCCAAACGAGGGAAACGCTGCGCGTTTCCTGGCGCTCGGTGGGGCTTTGGGACGCAGGGCGACGTGTACGGCTACAAGCTCCACGCCTGGGTGACGCCGGAGGGTGAAATCGTTCAGTACCTGCTGAAACCCGCCAACCTTCACGACACCACGGTGAGCTACGAGCTGAACCGAAGATGGCCGGAGTTCGGCGGGCCAAAGATCATCGGTGATAAGGGCTACTGCTGCCTGGGATACGTGTTCCCACCCAAGAAAAACTCCCGTTACGACACCGGGTGGCGGGAAGACCGCCACCCAAAGTTACGCAAGCGCATTGAAACCGTCTTCTCCCAACTGGTGGAAGCCCAGATCCGCTCCGTTCAGTCGAAGACGCTCACCTCACTTCGCTTCCGTGTCGTCCTAGCCGTCCTCGCGCACAACCTTGCTCAGCCCTAA